One window of the Nicotiana tabacum cultivar K326 chromosome 4, ASM71507v2, whole genome shotgun sequence genome contains the following:
- the LOC107812265 gene encoding uncharacterized protein LOC107812265, translating to MNIICWTKMARARNCSKPVIWIWLISALTFYALFLMATRNSTEWSISNAEQRSRLYHKMEKDLEEHGAAFLKQGETTQSLTLSDLFTFKDGVVTPVLKAANPPVRANVLYLNPEYSVPIAEAVRAIFSPHFDKAIWFQNSSLYHFSMFHASHHITAVPASEAQIEAEGNAVRAVSDTICPLKISLDRVVLTSTGVLVGCWQVDSGTDPVTIRQKLRNALPHAPAKQLYDGVMLHTSFARLLGHPSSWPEEANKVSELQFLHELVTRLNNKIHGTKATVSELWNVEEYDILALALNGRMKVRKFQLGCSKV from the exons ATGAATATAATCTGTTGGACTAAAATGGCTAGGGCTAGGAACTGCTCGAAACCGGTGATTTGGATCTGGTTAATCTCTGCCCTTACCTTCTATGCTCTTTTCCTTATGGCTACCCGCAATTCTACAG AATGGTCTATCTCAAATGCGGAGCAGAGGTCTAGATTGTATCATAAGATGGAAAAAGACTTGGAGGAGCACGGAGCTGCTTTCCTCAAACAGGGTGAAACTACTCAATCACTTACCCTGTCAGATCTGTTTACTTTCAAAGATGGAGTTGTCACTCCTGTACTCAAG GCTGCAAACCCCCCTGTGCGAGCAAATGTTTTGTATCTCAACCCAGAGTATTCTGTCCCTATTGC GGAAGCTGTGAGAGCTATATTCTCGCCACATTTTGATAAAG CAATTTGGTTTCAGAATTCTAGCTTATATCACTTTAGCATGTTCCATGCTTCACATCACATAACAGCCGTCCCTGCCTCTGAAGCACAG ATTGAAGCTGAAGGAAATGCTGTTAGAGCTGTTTCTGATACAATCTGCCCACTAAAAATTTCCCTAGACAGAGTGGTTCTGACATCAACTGGGGTGCTAGTAGGTTGTTGGCAG GTGGACTCTGGAACTGATCCTGTAACTATCCGACAAAAATTGAGAAATGCTCTTCCGCATGCTCCTGCAAAGCAACTT TATGATGGTGTAATGCTTCATACATCATTTGCCAGGCTTCTGGGACACCCTAGCAGTTGGCCTGAG GAAGCAAATAAGGTTTCAGAACTCCAATTTCTCCATGAGCTCGTGACTAGATTAAACAATAAAATCCACGGCACTAAG GCAACAGTCAGTGAGCTCTGGAATGTGGAGGAATATGACATATTAGCGCTTGCGTTGAATGGGAGAATGAAAGTCCGCAAGTTCCAGCTTGGCTGTTCGAAAGTGTGA